CTCTTTGGGCGCGGTGTAAGGGTCGTGGGGTGGGTAGTAGCCGTTCACCGCAAAGAAAGGCTTCCCGCTTGTTGCCTGCTCCTTGATGAATTCAATCATCTGATCTGTTTGTTGGTGGGGCTTGTAAACGCCATCCCGTTTATTGTCCACCCAATGACCTCCNNNNNNNNNNNNNNNNNNNNNNNNNNNNNNNNNNNNNNNNNNNNNNNNNNNNNNNNGTTGTGTAGCCGCCTGCCTGCATGGACTCGAAAACCGTGCGCTGCTCGTGGGAAGTCTCTTTGAGCAGGTTATCCATATTGTAGGAGTTGTAAATCACCTGATGCCGGTGTGGATAGACGCCAGTCCACATGGTGGCGCGTACCGGGGTACAGACGGGCCATGGGGTGAAACTGTTTGTGCAGTTCGCACCGCCAGCCGCCAATCGGTCTACGTTCGGTGTAGAAACGAACTTGTTGCCGTTACAACCCAAACTGTCCCAACGTTGTTGGTCAGTCATAAGCAAGATAATGTTGGGTCTTGTCATTCAAAATTCTCCTGTTAGGAATTAACATTGAAAAGTTTCGCCGCATTGTTCCAGAAAATATCTTCCACTGCACTGTCGCTGAGTCGCTCGGACCAGCATGCCCATTTGAGAGACCGCAGATGTTCTAGCCCGACCAGCACCGGCTTGATTGTCGTGTGCTTCTCAACCCACACAGGCGATTCGTCACCAAGCCAGAGAAAAGTATCCGCGATACCGACCGATTTGCCGTGCCCGTGGCTTGCCATGAGATCCGAGCCGTACATCAGTTTCTCGTGTCCCAAGATGCGGATAATTGATTGATGTGCCATCTGTTCACAATTGGCGCTTGTGTCAAAATAGAGATTGTCCAGTCCCCTCAGTTGGGGAAGCCCCTCTAGATTGTGTGATGGTTGAAACCCTCGTGCTGAATGCGCGAGAATGAGTTTCATATTCGGATAGTGTTCACAGTAGTGGCGAATCCATTTGATATTGCCCGGGTCTGCCACAGCGCGAGACCTTACCATGTGGAGGGTAATCACCCACTCCTCTTCATCTGCAACTTTGATGAACTTCTCAGGCAGAAAATCGGGAATCTGTGCCTCCCAAGTCGGTTTCACGTCCGCGTAGGTATGGTAGCACTTAAGCCCGGCGGCACCAAGCCGCTTGACCTCCTCCCGAACCCATTCCGGATCATCGTCCGGCGCGACGAAAAACAGACATCGAAAGTCGGGATGGGCTGCGGCTTGCGATGCCGTCCATTGATTGGCTTGAGCTAGTTGCGCCGGCTGCGGTGGAAACGGGATAAACAGTGCCGCCATCCGACGACCGGGATGCAAATCTTCCATCAGTTCCAAATACATATCGAAGCCGACCGTATGAAATGCCGCAAGTGAGTCGGGGAGTAC
The window above is part of the Candidatus Poribacteria bacterium genome. Proteins encoded here:
- a CDS encoding amidohydrolase family protein, which encodes MSQKAQKGLSQTEDREFFERELASFVPDSVFDAHCHVWQRGAFVLPDSLAAFHTVGFDMYLELMEDLHPGRRMAALFIPFPPQPAQLAQANQWTASQAAAHPDFRCLFFVAPDDDPEWVREEVKRLGAAGLKCYHTYADVKPTWEAQIPDFLPEKFIKVADEEEWVITLHMVRSRAVADPGNIKWIRHYCEHYPNMKLILAHSARGFQPSHNLEGLPQLRGLDNLYFDTSANCEQMAHQSIIRILGHEKLMYGSDLMASHGHGKSVGIADTFLWLGDESPVWVEKHTTIKPVLVGLEHLRSLKWACWSERLSDSAVEDIFWNNAAKLFNVNS
- a CDS encoding sulfatase-like hydrolase/transferase, encoding MTRPNIILLMTDQQRWDSLGCNGNKFVSTPNVDRLAAGGANCTNSFTPWPVCTPVRATMWTGVYPHRHQVIYNSYNMDNLLKETSHEQRTVFESMQAGGYTT